The sequence TACTGGCGACTGCTCGGCGAGACCGTGGACATCGCCTCTCCCGAGGTGAACCGCGCCTACTCGCTCTTCATCGACGTGTGGAAGGACCTCGAGGAGGCCGACCTCAAGGGCAACGGCAACAACAAGGGTATCGGCAATGGCCGCTGCGCCGCGACGACCGACTGGGACAAGGGCGCGCGCTTCGAGCCCGACGCGAATGGCAACGTCCGCGCGGTCTTCACCGAGCTCCGAGCGCGGCCTGACAAGGCCCCGTACGAGGCCGGCATGCGCCTCGACCGCGACGAGAACTTCACCGTGCGCTCCTGGCAGGCCGTCATGACGTACCTTCTGACCGATTACCGCTTTACGCACGAGTGAGGAGCCGCACCATGCAACGCCGAAATTTCCTGAAGGTTGCGGGACTCGCCGGGCTCTCTCTCATGGGCCCTTGGGGCCCGGGCGGGCGCGCGAGCGCCGATCCTGCCGTGTGGGGCGGTCCGTTCCTGCTGCACATGCACGCGAGCGGCGGCTGGGACCCCACTCTCTTCTGCGACGGAAAGCTCACCGCCGAGGGCTCCACTCCCGAGTACGAGAACCGCCTCGTCACGGCCGTCGAGGTCGTGAACGGCGTGCCCGTGCCCTCGGCCACCGCCACTGGCAAGTACCTGCTCACGTCGGGCGGCGCGGCCCTCGAAGACCCGGTGCACTTCTTCCAGACCATCGGCCGCGACGTGCTCGTGGTGAATGGCATCGACACCCAGACCAACAGCCACGAGACCGGTGTGCAGGGGCTCGGCTGCGGCCACAACGACGTCGAGCTGCCGGCGATCGCCGCGCTGTTCGCCGGCACGGTGGCGCTCGAGCGCAAGGTGCCCATGGCCTTCCTCGCGAGCGGCGCCTACAACCGCACGGGCGACGTGATCGCGCCATCGCGCTTCCCCGGCAACAAGGTCGACCTCCTCACCGACCCGTTCAAGGGCGTGCCGGCGAACGAGAAGGGCCTCCTCACCGACCTCGGCGCCAAGCGTATTCTGGAGTTGCGGGCCCAGCGCATGGCCGAGCTGCAGGGCAAGTCCACGCTGCCCCGTGAGCGGCGCACCCTCGCGGCGCTGGCCGAGTCGACCAAGAGCGGCGACGCCATCAACCTGCTCAAGTCGGTGACCGAGGGGCCCCCGCCCGCCATCGACTCGTTCGTGAACGATCTCGCGCCAGACACGCGAGGCGCGCTCACGGCGGTCACCAACGGCGTCTCCCGGTTCGTCGATCTCGGGCGCCCGCTCGAGACCATGCTCCGCTGCTTCGCCGCCGGGATCTCGATTTCCGCCACGTGGGCGCAGGGCGGCTTCGACACCCACGCGCAGCACGACCAGAACCAGACCTCGGCCCTCGCCTCGTTCGTCGCGCGCATCCGCTACGTGCAGCTCCGCGCCGCGCAGCTCGGCCTGAAGGACAAGCTGTATGTCCTCGTGACCAGCGATTTCGGCCGCACCCCGAAGTACAACACCGGCAACGGCAAGGATCACTGGAACGTCACCTCGGCGCTCCTCATGGGCCCGGGCATCCGCGGTGGCCGCGCCATCGGCAAGACCGACGAGGGCCACAAGGCCCTCAACGTCTCGAAGTCGAACGCCTCCGAGAACGTCCCGGCCTACGAGCCGAACGGCACGCGCATCCACCCTTCTCACGTGCACCGCGAGCTGCGTCGCGTGCTCGGCGTCGAGAAGGCGCCGTTCATCGGTCAGTTCGTGCTGCCGTCCACCCACGGGCCGCTGCCCCTGCTCGCGTAAGGGTCCAGGGAGCTCGGTGCGCGTGCCGGCAGAGGCGCGCCCGCGTCCGTCCGCGCGGGTGTTCCCCGCGCCGCGTGCGCGGGCCAAGGGAGCGCCGCGCGCGCTCGGCGTCTCGCTGCGTCGCGCCCGTCGCCGTGCCCCCGCATGAACGGGCCGCGAGGGTAAGTTTTTGGTTGACGAGGTAGGATAAGCAGCTACATAAGCGCGCACCCAGGAGGGCTTCTCACCATGCGTACCTCGATCTTCGCGCTCGCCGCCGCTTTCTCCGTGTCGATGCTCGCCGCCTGCGCGGCCGACACCTCCATCTCCGAAGACGGCGTCGATGAAGAGATCACCGGCGAGACCGAGGACGCCCTCTCGGTCAATGGCAACTACGGCTTCTACGTCGTGACCCGGCGCGACTTCCGCAAGTGTGTCTCGCCGCTCTGCGGCGGCGTCTTCGTGAAGCGCGCGAACCGACCCCTCACCACGTGCGCCGACGGGACCCGCCAGCCGGAGTGCTACGTCGGCAGCTACGACTTCGCCGCGACCGGCCTCGACTCGGACGAGCAGGCCGACTTCCGCGGCGTCTTCGAGGCGAGCCACGCCGTCGTCCGCGCCACCATGGTGTCGACCCGCTTCAACGGTCAGCGCGTCGGCAAGCTCCGCGTCGCCGAGGCCTGGAAGGGTGCGGCCGAGGCCAGCGTCACCGGCACGTTCTTCCGCGCTGCCGACAACGGCATTCGCTGCATCAAGGCGCCCTGCCCCAGCACGACAGCCTACACGCTCAACTCGAGCGACCAGCACAACGTCATCCGCGTCGGCATCGACTCGGTCGGCGCCGCGCGAGACGAGGTGGCCGCGGCCCGCACCGCGCTGACGACCCGCGAAGGGATCCTCGTCGCCGGTGGCATCGCCGTCCCCCGGTGCCTCCCCACCGCGACGGACTGCGGCCCCTTCCTCACCGCCGAAGACTTCTACCTCCGCGTGAAGCACCAGGCCGGCCCGGCCGCCTGCGGTGGCATCGCGGGCCTCGGCTGCAAGGCGGGCGAGTACTGCTCGTACGCCCCGAGCGCCCAGTGCGGCGCGGCCGATCAGATGGGTACCTGCGCGCGGCGCCCCGACGTGTGCACGAAGGAGTACCGCCCGGTCTGCGGCTGCAACGACCAGACCTACGGCAACGCCTGCATGGCCGCCGCCGCTGGCGTCTCGGTCGTGAGCGAGGGCGCGTGTGTCACGGGCCCCACCCCCGGCGCCTGCGGCGTCCGTGGCGGCGTCCTGTGCAAGGCCGACGAGTTCTGCTCCTTCTCCTTGG comes from Myxococcales bacterium and encodes:
- a CDS encoding DUF1501 domain-containing protein, coding for MQRRNFLKVAGLAGLSLMGPWGPGGRASADPAVWGGPFLLHMHASGGWDPTLFCDGKLTAEGSTPEYENRLVTAVEVVNGVPVPSATATGKYLLTSGGAALEDPVHFFQTIGRDVLVVNGIDTQTNSHETGVQGLGCGHNDVELPAIAALFAGTVALERKVPMAFLASGAYNRTGDVIAPSRFPGNKVDLLTDPFKGVPANEKGLLTDLGAKRILELRAQRMAELQGKSTLPRERRTLAALAESTKSGDAINLLKSVTEGPPPAIDSFVNDLAPDTRGALTAVTNGVSRFVDLGRPLETMLRCFAAGISISATWAQGGFDTHAQHDQNQTSALASFVARIRYVQLRAAQLGLKDKLYVLVTSDFGRTPKYNTGNGKDHWNVTSALLMGPGIRGGRAIGKTDEGHKALNVSKSNASENVPAYEPNGTRIHPSHVHRELRRVLGVEKAPFIGQFVLPSTHGPLPLLA